tacatgcatacgtgcatacgcaCATACGTGTGTTTACACAGAACGGACGAGTGGCACAGACACACGTATGCAACGCCCGTGCATGACAGCTACCCCTGCGTGGGGGACGCGGCACATTTTTGCGTGCACCCGGTCATATGGGTTGGTGGGAAGCAGCCATGTAAAGCACTTTCACACAGTGGCATCCCCTCACTGCActgctttcccctttgtaGCATCGATTGAGGAGCTGGACGTCCAAATGGAGGCGACTAGCGCGGGGGGATGGGCGATGGCTGTCTGCTGTGCGGGGCCAAACTTCGCCCCACTTCCCCGCGGCAGGGGGTGCAACACGAACGCCGCGCGAGGAAAATGACGCACGAAGTTGTTCTCTACACAACGCAGGTGCCGGGGGGGGCACCTGCCCCTTGGGCGCGTGCAGCGGTGCGCATGCACGTTtgttatatgcatacacatgtgagttatatgcatacgcatgtttgttttatatgcatacacatgtgagtgttttttttttttttttttttgggcgaTGGCGCTTGCCCGCGCTGGACGTGAGGTGCGCATAGACTGGCTCGAAGTTCGGCAGGGGAGACCCCCGAGGAGGGGATTTCCTctaaggggggggaaggtagggagaagaagctacGGCGCATGGTTCTTCGCAAACGGTTCTTCGCAAATGGCTCTCCTCAAATGGCCTTCTCCACATGGGGGAGCAACTTCGGGGCGCTTTTACGGAAGAGCGTTCTGTTGGTGGACGGCgcgagggggagcggcgggtGCGCTATTCGGCGGGgcggaaggaggagaagaagcagaagaggaagaaaaaaaaaaagaagcaactATTGAGGGGTGATCGGTGAGCAGCAAGCAGTATGCATCAAGCAGTATGCCTCATTCAGCATGCATGAAGCAGTATGTAGTGTTCAATTTGCATCGCGCAGCGCCCGGTGAGCACCCCCAGAAGTGACGCAGAAGTGACGCAGAAGTGACGCAGAacgccgcctccccctctcaatgcagggggggagcctCGAACCGCTGAGGAAGGTGAAGGTGTACGGGAGCCGGGACTCGCTCTTCCTCGTGGGGCTAAACAAAAAGCAGGAGGCGTACGAAGTAACGGAGGTGGCGCGGAGCAGAGAGGTCCAAGTGAAGCGGAACTTCCAAATACACCGAAAGGCTTCCTATCGCAACTTCGTGGGGAAGAATGGGCTAGAGTACGTGTGCAAATGTGAGGGCATCCTGGGATGCATccgttttttaaattacccCTACCTTTACGTCATCACGAAGAAGGAGAGAGTAGCTGTCCTGTTGAATGAGCACAAAGTGTACCTCGTCAAGTCGGTCCTCTTGATCCCCTTCCGAGACGACGTGTTTGGAAACTTCAACGATGAAAATGAGTTGGTACAGTTATTCTACAATAGCGTTAATCATAAGCATATATACTTTTCCTATACGTACAATTTACCTTGCTCTGTGCAGGTGAATTTTTACCTACAGAAGGAGTTCCTCAGAGGGGGGATCATCCACAGTAGGGACTACGCAAATGAGTACCTGTGGAATGGTTACCACTGTAAGGCGTTCGTTAGACAAAACGTATTCATCTGTGTGCCAACTATCAGTGGGTTCTATGTTCAGTCAAAATTTCTTTGCGAAGGGAAAGCGATAGATGTTACGTTCATCGCCAGGAGGTGCAACAAGTACGCTGGGACGAGGTACCGCAAGAGGGGCATCAATGCCAAGGGGTATGCAGCTAACCAGGTGGAAACGGAGCTAATATTATTCCAAAGGAACTACGAAACTGCCATTCTTTCGTACGTCCAATTGAGAGGGTCCGTGCCTGTGTTCTGGACGCAAGGGGTTAACTACCATTTGTTGAAGAGGcccaaaataaaatgcaaaaagtaTGACGCGTTTTTTACCTGCACGAAGAGGCACTTCAGGCACCTCCTCGCAAGGTACGGCTACCCCATCATTGCCATTAACCTGTTGAgcaagaagaagcagagcgATGAGAGTAACTTGTCTAATGAGTACGAAGCATGCATTGGAGTGATTAATAGGGACCTGCCTCCCCCCATTAGAATCATCTACAGACATTTGGACCTGAGGAAGGCTTATAAAATCGGCACCAAGTACACTCTGCAGAAGTtgaaaatcatttttaacttttcccAGCGCAATGTGGGGTACTTCTACCTCCGGAATGGACAAGTGGTAGTCATCCAGAGGGGGGTCCTTCGCTTTAATTGTGTGGACTGTCTCGATAGAACCAATGCGGCTCAGCTATTTCTGAAGATGTACATGTTGGTACATTTTCTGAAGCTAATTTTCCGCGTCAAGATGAAGGCCCTATGTGTTAACCACGTGGCGCATCTATCTCAGATGTATGAAGAGCTGGGGGACGCCATAGCGAAGCAGTACGCGGGTTCTACTGCGCATAAGAAGTACACCCCGGGGCAGAGCAACAACTTCTTCGTCCAGTCGAAGGAGCTACTGACTTCTATCAAGCGGTACTACATTAGCTCGTTCAACGAtttggagaagcaaaaatctattaacctttttttgggAGTGGCCCAGGACAAGCTGCAGGACATCCGGCACGCGCACGACCTGGACGCGTACGTGCACGGGCGTAGTTTCTTTCGACTGGCCGGCGCCGGCCCCTTCTGGTGGGTCCTCCCGCTGGAGCGCTTCTGCGCCAGGGCGGAGTCgctcctggggggggggctcTCCCGTGCGCAAGCTAAGAGGCGCGCCGATAGGCGAGCTGAAGGGAGAACTGCTAGACGAAATGCTAGACGGACTTCTCATCTAACCGCTAGCCGAAGCGCCAGACGGGGAGACAGCGTCGCGCCCAGCAGGCTGCGCAACCTGAAGTTCTACCGCTGCTTCAGCGCCACCAACGTTTTCAGAAACTTGTACAACGCGCACGACTGGGAGGGCCGCTTCGCGCAGTTGGCGGGGGGagcgggaggagcggcagggTTAGCGGAAGAGGTAGCGTCGGGGTTGGCGgcgggaggagcggcagggTTAGCGGTTGGAGGGGCGGCAGGAGTAGCGCCGGGGTTGGCGGCGCTGCTGCTGAAGAGCTGCGGGGGAGCGAGTCACGCGGGGAGGCCGCCTAACCAAGCGGCTGCCGCCGTGCTACCCCCTTTCGAGCGGTCCCTGAACCTAATCGCCCACATCTACCGATTCTACGACGCGCACAGACAGGAtttccgcttcttcttcaagAACAAAAACATCTTTAGGTTCCGCGTGTGGAGGTTCATAGCGACGTACAATTACCTTAACTACTTGAGGGTTTTTTTCGACgtgtttttcctcctctaCTACTGCTTTTGCGAGCGGTACAGTGTGCGTATGGTGTATATGAGCCATGTAAACGCCCTGTGCGCGGcgctggggggaagcggtcaAGTGGAGAGGGGCGGCCGCACGGTGGGTCAAGGCAACCACACCGTGCAGAGACGCGCAGCACCCCTCGTTAACCCCTACACAGTGGAGAAGGACGTGCAGAAGATCACCCACCAGTATATGAGCCACAAGAAGATGTCCTTCGCATTGGAGCCCTACctaaattattataacttGAACCGAGCTCCCTATCAGTACATGCTGATGAGTGGGCGCTCCCTTGTTGggaggagagggaaaaacggCAAGCGTCCTACTCTAAGGGTAAGGCACCCATGTGGAAGTGATGCAGAAGCGAAAAGGTTTAAACGTGTCTGCATCCCCCATGTGGGGGACTCCCCCGTTGTAGATGATGAGGGGAAGACACACTGCAGGCCCATTTTCAAGAAGAAGCTAATtgagcaaataaaaaacaggGTGGTTCAGGGGACGGGCGCCTGTCCTTATTACTCGAGAGCGTACGAGAGGTCGAAACGGAGGTGCCGCGAAGGACctgcaaggggggagaagcagatgGAGAAGCCGTATCAATCGGATCGCCCGGAGCGGTTGCAGCTGGAGCGGTTGGAAGACCAGATTGGGAAATCGCCGCGCGGGTACTGCCCAATCTATTTCAATGCCAACATggttaagttttttttcttcctgtaTAGCAGCTGGCGTGGGGGAGGTGCCGCGGGGGAGGACGCGGAGGGACCCGCTTCGATGCCGATCGTGAGGGGGATAGTCATGGGTGTGTTGAGAGCGGCGCTCGGGTTGCCGCCATCGAGTGGGGTGCCGCCACTAACTGGGGTGTCGCCACCAACGGGGCTACCCCCACCCAGTGTGGGGCCGAACAACATGCAGCTGCTGCTCAGGCAAGCGACCCAGGCGCGCTCCCTCCAGGAGGGGCTCTCCGACCTGTACATGCACTGCGTGTATAAAAGCCACGAGTATAAGGAGCTCCCTCTGGGAAGCCTCCAAAATCCCAACGCTCCCACCTGCAGCGACgaaaagagcaaaatgaaaaggtctGAATCTGAGCAGAGGTTCCTCCTAGACGAGTACGACACGTTGGagcacaatttaaaaaaaaaaaaaaaaaaaatttggctAGTCGatcggaaaataaaaaacgaagtCCAGAGGAATCACGCACATCTCTCCAGAGAGTACCTCTCCCTCAAGCATTATACAAAAACGTATTTCAACCAAATGATAGATTTGCAAAAGCGAGACGGGGAAGTGAAGAGACTCTTTCTTCGCCAAATTGGGTTGGGGAATTCCCAAACGGCCAATCAGACGTACCACTTTTTGGAGGAAAGCTCCTGCCGCTTCACACGGATCGacgcgaagaagaagaagaagagccaGTTCGCCGCATGGACCTCTGAGCAGCTGGCGCCGGACTTCAACGTCCTGCGGCATCGACTCGAGGGGAAGGTGGACTACCGGCAGTACTGCAACCCGCTGTCGCGCGAAATTTTCCGCCCCTAGGGCTGGGGGTATCCTGCCAGCTGGGTTTGTCTTTTTGGGTTCAAAGCAACCAATGTGTGGGTTCATTCGGGAcccacttcttctttttcttcttctcctttttgattGCACCCGCCGCGTCACTCGCCCAACTGCCTGATTTCCCGCATCGCGATCTTCACCCGGGTTATGCTatcacagggggggagaagaagagaatAAAGTTGGGGGACAAACATGAGGTGAACGTACTGGCGAGCTGCACACCTTCGCACAgtagggggggagaagtcaCCACAAACGAGTGGTAACTGTGTGGCCCCGAATTGGCGATGCTCCTGGGGAAGGGAACTCACCTGATGGGGTTCTTCAAACTGACGTGCTGGGTGAAGAGGGTGGCCTTCTTTTCGAAATctacagggggggaagcggcgaaggggggtgaagcggtacAGTCGGTCTAAGCGCGTTAAAGTGGGTGACTACGCCCAGGCCAGCTGCCCAATGGCGCCACCCCGCAACGACTCACCCTGGAGAGACCCATCCCGCAGGTCCAGCTGGCCGCAGATCCACTTCAACGACGTGTACGCTCGGAGGATGCAAGCCACCATGATCTCTTTAGAAGTGAAGACCAAGCAGAGAGGCGTTTTATAAAAGTCTAGCACACTGAGGGAGGCGATTTTTTGCAGACTGGCTACCTCGTCCTGCTCCACGTAGCCCTTCATGATGTTTGCAAAGCTGGCTACGAACGATGGCAACAAGTCGAAGGAAAATCTGTCTGGCTTTAGGAAGTAGTTAATGCTTTTCAGAATTTCCCCTTCGTAGTAAATGAGGACCTTCTGCATGAGCTGGAGCTTCTGCCCCGAGTTGTTTAGGACCCACTTGGAGGCCGAGATGTGGATTCTTCGCTTCTCGCGCTTGCACAGCTGTTGGAAGCGGGTCAGGTACGTCTGTTCGTTACGCGGGTCGGGGGGCAGCTCATCAGGCTGGTCAGGAGGCCGCTCATCACGCGGATCGTCAAGCTGGTCAGGTGGCAGCTCATCACGCTGGTCAGGAGGCCGCTCATCACGCGGATCGTCGCGCAGATCTGCACCCCCCACCTCATACTCGGAGACGTCCCCACTGTTGCACTCGGAGAGGTACGCGCTGAAGCAGTCGCTCGCGTGGCTTATGTTATTCACATCAGAGACGTAGCCCGCGTTGATGATGCGCTTTATCTGGGCCAGGTCTCGGTGCAGGCTGCTCCTTTGGCCCGGTTCCACGGAGGACCTCTTCGCCTCTCCCCTGGGGGAgagttttctcttttttttcccgctgcgggggggagtcCCTCTTTGGGATGCCTCTCCCGGGGGGcgggcttcttctccccggCGCCTTGCActtgccccttccccctttgctgtGTGTCCCGCGTTTGTCGCGTTTCCCGCATTCTTCGCGCTTCTAACGCTTCTAACATCCCCCGCGGTCGAACCGAGGGTGTGCTCATCCGAAAGGTCCTCCCACCTCCGGTAGGCGCACCCACTCAGCACCATGCCAACTTGCAGctccctcatttttttttttattttttttttcttgtcaAAATAATTAAGCAACTTAAAAATCATCTTCGGAATGTCGTAGAGCTTTTTCGACTTCCTCAGGTTTTCCATATCCTCCCTCATCTTCCATGCCAGGAATATGCAAGCGCCACCTACCAAGTAGGGCAgcgcatttttcttcctcttcaaaaCCTTCTCGTGATACTTGTGCAGGTAATACAGGGCGATTGAAATGGTAGAGAAGGAGAGGTTCAGGTGCTTCCCCAGGATTATAACAAATTTGCAGCTATTCATAATGtatttttggaatttttttttttttttaaaaaggtcataatatttttcgttttcgttAAGACTCATGTTGATGTCTAGAGCGATGCTTAACCTGTtgtataattctttttttatttctccttttaattcttcaatttcgtttttggGTGGGCCTGCCGCTGCGGGGGTGGACGCACGTTTGTCGCCCTCTTCGCCGTCCCCGTTGTTAGCACCGTCGCTCGGGGTGTCCCTCTTTGGGTGCTGGCCTTCCGGGGGGCGCTCTTCAGCAACGGGGGAGCTACCATGGGTGACGCCGTTGGTTGCACCTTCGTTGGTTGCACCTTCGTTGGTAGCGCCCTGATTGGCATCCCCCATGTTGGTAGCGGTCCTGCTCGCTTCCCCATTGCAACTTCTTCCAACGGTCTTGTACACCTCACTCTGCCAGCAGTTGGGGGTCTTCTCCACTCTACGTTCGCCGCTAGGAGGATTGGGCGGGTTCTCCCTGGTTGTATTTCCCCTTGGTAACTCTCTCATGGGGGGTGTCTCCTGGGTACTCATCTTATCCGCACCAAAGCTGCAATTGGTTGCTTCTGCCTTATCGCATGGTGCACTCGAGTTTTCACTGGAGAGGGCCCCCTCGAAACTGTCCTCCTCCAGTTCGGTGAGGCCTCCAAAATGCTGTGGAGAGGCACCCCCTTCTATTAacgtgtatgtttttttcaaatggtgCACGCGGTTTGACCCATCCCCTGGTACGCTGTCCAAACGTTTGCGTCTACCCCCTTCAGGAGggggatcatttttttttttcttttttttacctttcttctttttctcctcactGATATTTGCACTTTCCTGTGCGtcttggccattttttttttgtctccaTTTAGAGTGCTCACCATTTGAGTgtctcccccgggggggggtccccacGTTGGGTTTTTCCCCTATCTTCATCGTTGGTGTTGAAGTCGGCGTTGAAGTGAGCGTTGAAGGCGGCTTTGAAGTCGGCGTTGTGCTTCCCTCTGATGGGTTTGCCTCTCCTTTGGGTGGGCCTGGTccctttttatctttcccattttttccatccgtGTGGGTATTCCGTTCGGGGGGAGCTGCATGAGGGgaagtttcccccccgctgtgTACACGGCTCACCTTTACATGGAGAGATTTCTTATTCACAACGTGTTGTTCCCCTTTCCTGTCCGATGATCTCCCCTCTTTCACTGGCTCTCGCGTAGGCCTGCCGTTTGGCAAATGATTGATGGTACCTACATTGCAGCTGCTCAGCtctataattttcatatttttgcaactcCTGGGGTGCATATGTGTGGTGTAGTCGGTCGCCCTTGTGCGCGTGcgtttttgtcttttttttatgtggcGCGTTGTTCGTCAAGTGAGTAGTGCGGTTTTCCTGGGCTGTTCCGCCGTTGCAGTGGTTTGTCCCTTTTGCGAGgaaattttgcaattttgcagttttgctgttttattattatttttttttttttccccaattaggtcaggtgtttttttttcttttggctACCtgttcatgttttttttttattttggctaCCTGTtcaggtattttttttattttggctaCCTGTTcaggttttttttcattttggctacctgttcagttttttttccccttttcttcacTCCACAACACACACAGGCATCACCTGGTACGAGTCTCACTTTGGAAATTAATGAATCTGGGGAAACGTCCTGGATGCGcggtgggggagaagcgtAGAAACGGAGAAGCGACATGCACAAAGttctgacctgttcaggcaaaaatggaggcgATCTTCCATGTACgacgcttctttttttttttttgtttctccccttttggtgatCACCTGTTCGTTTAGCCGAGGTGAGAAGATGAGAAGACGAAGTGTGCCTTCCCGCAAGGGTCTGAATTGCGCCAAGGGGGAGGGACAAACAGATCGCCTTGTTCAGCGTCTGTTTGTTACGATGACTACTGCTAGCACTGACGTTGCTGTGAGTGCTGCCAATCGTGGCTAGATAAGCGTCGTGCATGTGTCATGCGTGATGTAGCAAATATGACGATAACAAACACTGCATGGAGgggtagaaataaaaaacaatgaaATGAAAGCGGAGCGACTCTACAGGTATCGCGAATTCTGAAGGGGCCGCTGGGGGTGACGATCTCATGTGTCACTCGTaatgttgcaaaaaatgacgtCGCCTCGTTGTTTTCGAGTCAGTCAGAGTTAAGGTTGGGCATGCAAAAATTGTGGGGAATCGGGCCGGGGCCTACGCGCAAAACGTTGCCTCGTGGGGGGCAgaatgcaaaagggaaaaagggaaaaagggaaaaacagaaAGGCACGAGGGCGCTGAAGAGGCAGCGGAAAGGGAAGCGTAAATGCAAGGCCCAATGAACCATTCTCGTGCTTCCCCGGatggcgtatttttttttttttccgcaccGGGGTGATGACATTGATGGGGAAATTTCCGGGGGCATCGCTCGGTCGGcacgagaaaaaaagaaaaaaaaatatatctgcAAAGCATCGCAAGCATAGGAAGCATCGCATCGGCATCGCATCGGCAACGCATCGGCAACGCATTGGCGACAAACGCGAGTTTTCCCACCCCTGACGACGACGCGGCGCGACCTCGCCCCATATGAGGCATGCCAAAAAACCAACTCCGTTGCTGCTtggcagaaggggaaaagcgttcttcaattttttcgagCGTTAACGAGGCagttgtttgtttgtttctaCGTGGAGAGAGGTGGGGTTTATGTTCCGGCCTGTAAGCGCAACAAGCTGCGAAGGGAGCAtcaccttatttttttatttttattttttttgttttttgttgcGAAAGAACAGTCCGACAGTCTCCAACGATTGAGCGTCGTTCTCACTTCATCGTAGATTAGTTTCCGCTTGAGGGGGAAGCGATTTTCTTGGAGCTGTGCCTCGCCGTTATGCAGCCCCGATTTTGTACCGCGTCGCTGTACGTTTAGCGCGCCCCCCTAAGGTGAGCAAGCGTGCTACAGGTGAAAAGTGACCGGCGGCGAAGGAGGGGCGAGCTGAGCCAAGCGGACACGTGCGTGCGGTGAATTCGTTTCCTTCTTCGCGCACCAGCATGAGTGACACGTACGTAAATACATACGTAAATACATACGTAAATACATACGTAAATACATACGTAAATACATAcgcacgtacatacgtacgtacatgtatgCACCTGGCTGGAGGCGCACCCCACCCGCAGAGGCACCATGCTGAACTACAGCCTGAGCAACATCTGCGGGTGCGTGTACACCGGGGGGAAGATCCGCTTCAGCGGGGATGGCAACTCCCTCTTCGTGCCAGTGAACAACCGAATCAATGTCTACGACCTGAACGATAATAAGTGCAGCACGCTAAGGTCGGAGGGGAGAAATGACTTGAGGCACATTGTAATTCATCCCAGCATGGAAATCGCCATAACGATAGATAAGTTCGCATACGGGTGTGTTTTAAATTTGCTAAGGGACCAGATCATTTGTAGAATCCTTTTCAAGTCCAAGACGGGCATTGTAACTTCTTTTAATTATGGGAACATGCTGTCTCCTCAAGAGGAACAGGATTGTGTAAACTGCGCGTTGTTCACTCACAGGGGGGAGTACTTCCTGCTTGGCATCGGGAGGAGAGTAGTCATATGGAAGAGTCCCAGTAGGAAGAATAACTACCGGTTGGTTAAGTACAACGACATCTGCTACCACTCGCTGAATGTCACTTGGATTGACGTGTCCGAGGACGACCGCTTCTTTTTGACTTGCTCGTATGACCTAACCATTCGGATTCACACCGTGGAGAGGAGGCGGAAGGTGAGGCCCACTGTGCTGGGCGGCAACAAGAGCACCATCGTGGCGGCGTTCTTCGCCCGGGGC
This genomic window from Plasmodium vivax chromosome 1, whole genome shotgun sequence contains:
- a CDS encoding phosphoinositide phosphatase SAC1, putative (encoded by transcript PVX_093615A); translated protein: MQGGSLEPLRKVKVYGSRDSLFLVGLNKKQEAYEVTEVARSREVQVKRNFQIHRKASYRNFVGKNGLEYVCKCEGILGCIRFLNYPYLYVITKKERVAVLLNEHKVYLVKSVLLIPFRDDVFGNFNDENELVQLFYNSVNHKHIYFSYTYNLPCSVQVNFYLQKEFLRGGIIHSRDYANEYLWNGYHCKAFVRQNVFICVPTISGFYVQSKFLCEGKAIDVTFIARRCNKYAGTRYRKRGINAKGYAANQVETELILFQRNYETAILSYVQLRGSVPVFWTQGVNYHLLKRPKIKCKKYDAFFTCTKRHFRHLLARYGYPIIAINLLSKKKQSDESNLSNEYEACIGVINRDLPPPIRIIYRHLDLRKAYKIGTKYTLQKLKIIFNFSQRNVGYFYLRNGQVVVIQRGVLRFNCVDCLDRTNAAQLFLKMYMLVHFLKLIFRVKMKALCVNHVAHLSQMYEELGDAIAKQYAGSTAHKKYTPGQSNNFFVQSKELLTSIKRYYISSFNDLEKQKSINLFLGVAQDKLQDIRHAHDLDAYVHGRSFFRLAGAGPFWWVLPLERFCARAESLLGGGLSRAQAKRRADRRAEGRTARRNARRTSHLTASRSARRGDSVAPSRLRNLKFYRCFSATNVFRNLYNAHDWEGRFAQLAGGAGGAAGLAEEVASGLAAGGAAGLAVGGAAGVAPGLAALLLKSCGGASHAGRPPNQAAAAVLPPFERSLNLIAHIYRFYDAHRQDFRFFFKNKNIFRFRVWRFIATYNYLNYLRVFFDVFFLLYYCFCERYSVRMVYMSHVNALCAALGGSGQVERGGRTVGQGNHTVQRRAAPLVNPYTVEKDVQKITHQYMSHKKMSFALEPYLNYYNLNRAPYQYMLMSGRSLVGRRGKNGKRPTLRVRHPCGSDAEAKRFKRVCIPHVGDSPVVDDEGKTHCRPIFKKKLIEQIKNRVVQGTGACPYYSRAYERSKRRCREGPARGEKQMEKPYQSDRPERLQLERLEDQIGKSPRGYCPIYFNANMVKFFFFLYSSWRGGGAAGEDAEGPASMPIVRGIVMGVLRAALGLPPSSGVPPLTGVSPPTGLPPPSVGPNNMQLLLRQATQARSLQEGLSDLYMHCVYKSHEYKELPLGSLQNPNAPTCSDEKSKMKRSESEQRFLLDEYDTLEHNLKKKKKKIWLVDRKIKNEVQRNHAHLSREYLSLKHYTKTYFNQMIDLQKRDGEVKRLFLRQIGLGNSQTANQTYHFLEESSCRFTRIDAKKKKKSQFAAWTSEQLAPDFNVLRHRLEGKVDYRQYCNPLSREIFRP
- a CDS encoding hypothetical protein, conserved (encoded by transcript PVX_093620A); translated protein: MKIGEKPNVGTPPRGRHSNGEHSKWRQKKNGQDAQESANISEEKKKKGKKKKKKNDPPPEGGRRKRLDSVPGDGSNRVHHLKKTYTLIEGGASPQHFGGLTELEEDSFEGALSSENSSAPCDKAEATNCSFGADKMSTQETPPMRELPRGNTTRENPPNPPSGERRVEKTPNCWQSEVYKTVGRSCNGEASRTATNMGDANQGATNEGATNEGATNGVTHGSSPVAEERPPEGQHPKRDTPSDGANNGDGEEGDKRASTPAAAGPPKNEIEELKGEIKKELYNRLSIALDINMSLNENEKYYDLFKKKKKFQKYIMNSCKFVIILGKHLNLSFSTISIALYYLHKYHEKVLKRKKNALPYLVGGACIFLAWKMREDMENLRKSKKLYDIPKMIFKLLNYFDKKKKIKKKMRELQVGMVLSGCAYRRWEDLSDEHTLGSTAGDVRSVRSAKNAGNATNAGHTAKGEGASARRRGEEARPPGEASQRGTPPRSGKKKRKLSPRGEAKRSSVEPGQRSSLHRDLAQIKRIINAGYVSDVNNISHASDCFSAYLSECNSGDVSEYEVGGADLRDDPRDERPPDQRDELPPDQLDDPRDERPPDQPDELPPDPRNEQTYLTRFQQLCKREKRRIHISASKWVLNNSGQKLQLMQKVLIYYEGEILKSINYFLKPDRFSFDLLPSFVASFANIMKGYVEQDEVASLQKIASLSVLDFYKTPLCLVFTSKEIMVACILRAYTSLKWICGQLDLRDGSLQDFEKKATLFTQHVSLKNPIR